A region of the Pirellulales bacterium genome:
GGCAGACTGGCTGACTGTTTTTCCAGCCGCCCAGCAGGGCATGGAGGCCTTGCATGATGCCGGAAACTATATCGTGCAATCGTGGTCTAAACCTGCGGCAATTGCTGCCGGAGGCGAGCATTTTCGGCGCAGACGAGATCTACGTCGAAAGTTGTTCCGCGGATTCGCGGCACTGTCGCGCCGGCGACTTATTTGTGGCCCAAATTGGCAGTCACGTCGATGGTCACGATTATGTGGGCGAAGCCATCGATCGCGGCGCAACGGCCATACTCGCCGAACGTTATGTGCCGACCAAGGGCGTGCTGATTTGCACGGTCTCCGATACCCGAATTGCATTTGGAAAACTCTCACAGGCGCTCGCCGGTTATCCCAGCCGTAAGCTAAAAGCGATCGGCGTTACAGGCACCAACGGCAAGACAACGACCTGTTGGCTGATCGCCAGCGTGCTGGAAGCGGCCGGGTATCGCACCGGTTTGACCGGCACGATTGCCAACTGCGACGGAGCAACCGTCGAACCGAGCGCGATGACGACCCCGTCGGCGCCACAGCTTGCCGAGTGGCTGTCGCGGATGGTGGCCAATGATTGCTCGCACGCCGTCATGGAAATTTCCAGCCACGCACTCGCCCAAGCCAGAACGGCGGGAATCGAATTCGACGCCGCGTGCGTGACGAACGTCCGCCGCGACCATCTCGACTTTCACAATACGCTGAAGAATTATCGTGATGCAAAGGCCAAACTGCTGTCTCAAGTGAACGACAGCGGGTTTGTCGTCGTGAATGCCGATGATGCGGTAGCCAGCAGTTTTCTCTCGCTCTCGACGAGACCTTCGTTCACCATTGGCCTCGAAAACGAGGCTCAATTAACAGCCACTCTGCTGGAACGCCAGTTCAGCGAACAAACTTTCCTGTTGCACGCCGGAAGCGACTGCGTGCCGGTGCGAACGCGCATTGTCGGCGATCAGCATATTTACAACTGCCTGACAGCCGCAGCCGTGGGGCTGCTGTACGGCATTGCATTGCCCGACATTGTGCGTGGACTGGAACAATTGGAAGCCGTTCCAGGGCGCATGCAACGGATCGAATGTGGCCAGCCGTTTGGCGTGTTCGTTGATTACGCACATACTCCCGATGCGCTTCACGCCGTTCTCGGATCCCTGCGGGCCTTGACTCCAGGGCGACTAATTTGCGTGTTCGGCGCTGGCGGCGAGCGCGACCGCGAAAAGCGGCCGTTCATGGCCAAAGCAGTGCAGGCACACGCCGACGTCGCGGTGGTGACCGATGACAATCCACGCCGAGAAGATCCGGCGAAAATACGTCGCGATATTCTACGTGGATTTACGTCGCTCGATGCCATTGTTGTGAAGCGCGACCGGGCCGATTCGATCGCATGGGCGCTCGATCAAGCCGTCGCGGGGGATTGCGTGCTGATTGCCGGCAAAGGGCATGAAGAGTACCAGACCATCGGCTCGACCAAACATTGGCTCGACGACCGGGAAATCGCGCGACAATGGTTGTATCAACACGCCCCTTCCGTCGTCCGCTTGCTCGACCCGTGGAAACAAGCCAAAGCTGGCTGAGAATCCTAACCTCTGTCCTCAATTCCCCATGCTCACACTCTCCCAGCTTTGCCAAATCACCGGCGGCCAATTGCGGATGGCCGTGATGCCGCCGCGCCACGGTGAGACCTCGCAGGTGGGACCCATCGTCACGGACAGCCGCCGCGTTCAAGCCGATATGGTGTTTTGGGGGTTGCCCGGAGCGAAGTTCGACGGCGCTTGCTTCGCCGAAGATGCGCTGATGCGCGGTGCATCGGGCGTCGTGGTAAGCGGTCGTAGCGTCGAGCCGTGGGCGGGGCGATGGGCTTTGCGCGTGGAAGATAGCCTCCGTTCGCTCTGGACGCTGGCGACTTGGCATCGACGCGAGTTCGCGGGACGAATGATCGCCGTCACCGGAAGTGTTGGCAAGACGACCACGCGATTGATGATCGACGCGGTGCTCGGTTCTAAATACTCCGGGATCACCAGCCCAAAGAATTACAATAACCACGTCGGCTTGCCCCTGAGCTTGCTGCGGTTGGAACGCGATCACGCTTATGCCGCGGTGGAGCTGGGCGCGAATGGCCCGAATGAAATCGACAAGCTCGCGCAGTTGTGCCGCCCGCACATTGGCGTGGTGACACGAATCGCTGAAGCCCATTTGGGCGGATTTGGCTCGCAGCAAGCACTGGCCGAAGCAAAGACCGATTTGATCGCTGCTCTGCCGCAGGATGGCCTCGCGGTACTCAACGGCGACGACGCCTGGCTGCGACGATTGGCTCATCGAACGGCCGCAAAAATTACCTGGGTCGGTCGCGAGGGCGACTGCCAGGTGGTGGCGCACGATATTCGCGCCCGCGGTGGAGTGCTGCAATTCTGCGTCGAGCATCAGCGTTTTCGCGTGCCTGTTTGGGGACGACATCATCTCACCGGCGCGCTGGCCGCCATCGCCATTGGTTTGGAATTTGGCATGTCGCACGGCGAGATTGCCGCTGCCCTGATGGACTTCGATCCGCCCTCGATGCGTTGTCAAGTCAGCGACGTGGGCGGGACAAAAGTGATCGACGATTCGTACAACTCCAGCCCTACGGCGATGCGGGCCGCCTTGCGATTGCTGCGAGAAGTGGACGCGCCGGGCGAGCGAGTCATCGTCTGCGGCGACATGGCCGAATTGGGCGAGGCGAGCAGTGAGTTTCATCGCAAGCTCGGCGAGGAGATCGTCACGCATTGCGGGCCAGATCGATTAATTGTCTGTGGTAGACACTCGGAGGTTGTCGTTCGTGCCGCGCGGAAATCGGGCATGCCCGCGGCGAAAACAGCAGCTTGCCGATTGGCGGAAGACACGATTCCGCTCGTTCGGCCGATCATTCAACGAGGAAACGCCGTGCTGGTCAAAGGATCGCGGGCGATGGAAATGGAACGCGTCGTCGAAGCGATTCGACGCGCGGCATGAGATTTCACGAATCAGTCGTCGGTGGTAAGTCGCCAGTGGCAAGTACCGTAAGCAACGGTCGATGGCAGACTGACGACCGACAAAATTCAGGAACCAAGTTGCGGCTCCGTCCGCCGCGCCAGAGTTTGCGGGAACCGAGGCGCTACCCTCCCTCCTGGGTAGGAGCAACAGGCTTGCCGAACACACGGTCTCTGGGTCGATCGTGCGGCGAGCGCTTCGCGACGGAGCCAGACTGAGCGCCGGAGCGGCGTGAAAATCGCCGCTTCGGTGACTCAGGGAACAAGGATTGGTCCGTGGCCAGCGGTCGCCGGCCAGCGGCAATTGCGCCGCTTGCTCCGAACGACCGACAACGGATGACTGACGACCGACACTTTTCTCTATGCTCGTCTGGCTGATCGATTGGCTGGCTCGTGCCTGGCCCGATGCAAATTGGGCCGGTTCGTTGCAAAGCTTCACGAAAATTACCTTCCGCACGGCGCTGGCGTCGCTCTTGAGCTTCGCGTTGGCCGTGCTATTGGGGGCGCGCGCCATCGCTTGGTTGAAACAGCGATTTCGCGAACCGCTTGCCGATCGCTCGCGGGAATTGCTCGAGTTTTCGCGACACAAGCAGTGGACGCCAACCATGGGCGGGCTATTTCTCGTGGCTGACATTGCGATGGCCACGCTCCTTCTAGGCAATTGGCGCAATCCATATCTGCCGATATTGCTTGTCAATTTAGTGGGACTGGCCGCCATCGGCGCTGTGGATGATCTCCAAAAGCTGCGCCGGGGGAAGGGCGGTTTGCGAGCGCGAAGCAAATTGCTGGCGCAAGGGGCGCTCGCGGCTGCGACGGCGACTTGGTTGTATTTCGTCCAGCGCAATGTGCCGCACGGATTAGATTTGCAATTCCCGTTCATTGGCGCGACAGTGCCGATCAACGCTTGGTTCATTCCGTCGACAATGCTCGTGATCGTCGGCAGTTCGAATGCCGCGAACCTGGCGGACGGCCTCGATGGCTTGGCGGGCGGTTGCCTCATTACGACCACTGCCGCACTCGGGGTAATCGTGTACGTCGCGGGGCACTTCGAACTATCGTCGTACTTAGGCATCGCATTCTTGCCGCAAGCGGGAGAAACAGTTGTCGCCGCCGGCGCGCTGATCGGAGCAACGCTCGGCTTCCTGTGGTTCAATTGTCAGCCCGCGCAGGTCTTTATGGGAGACACGGGTTCGCTGTCGCTCGGCGGCACATTGGGATTGCTGGCCGTGATTGCTCGACAGGAGATCTTGCTGCTGGTGATCGGCGCCGTATTTGTCGCCGAAGCAATCAGCGTCATTCTGCAAGTCGGCTCGTTTCGCTTGACAGGGAAACGCATTTTTCGCTGTGCCCCACTGCATCATCATTTCCAACTCTTAGGTTGGCCCGAAAGTAAAATCGTGACGAGGTTTTGGATCGTTTCCGCACTGTGCGCAATGATCGGCTTGGGGATCCTTAAAATAAGTCACCCCCCATGGCCACCGGATTCACTGGAGGCAGCGAGCCAGCAACTCGCGAACCTCAACGCTGCGAAGACCGTCAAGTAATGGATTCTCGACGCTCCGTCGTCAAGCGGCGGCGGCGAGAGCTCACCAACACCGAAGGACAGCATGTCCTGAATAGTAAATCCCCATCATAGTCTGGCCCTCGCGCCCTTCCGCCCATACGGCGGAGCGCGAGGAGTATATCGATCATGTCTCAATCCTTGTTTCACATCGTTTTCGCCGGCGGCGGAACTGC
Encoded here:
- a CDS encoding UDP-N-acetylmuramoyl-L-alanyl-D-glutamate--2,6-diaminopimelate ligase — its product is MMPETISCNRGLNLRQLLPEASIFGADEIYVESCSADSRHCRAGDLFVAQIGSHVDGHDYVGEAIDRGATAILAERYVPTKGVLICTVSDTRIAFGKLSQALAGYPSRKLKAIGVTGTNGKTTTCWLIASVLEAAGYRTGLTGTIANCDGATVEPSAMTTPSAPQLAEWLSRMVANDCSHAVMEISSHALAQARTAGIEFDAACVTNVRRDHLDFHNTLKNYRDAKAKLLSQVNDSGFVVVNADDAVASSFLSLSTRPSFTIGLENEAQLTATLLERQFSEQTFLLHAGSDCVPVRTRIVGDQHIYNCLTAAAVGLLYGIALPDIVRGLEQLEAVPGRMQRIECGQPFGVFVDYAHTPDALHAVLGSLRALTPGRLICVFGAGGERDREKRPFMAKAVQAHADVAVVTDDNPRREDPAKIRRDILRGFTSLDAIVVKRDRADSIAWALDQAVAGDCVLIAGKGHEEYQTIGSTKHWLDDREIARQWLYQHAPSVVRLLDPWKQAKAG
- the murF gene encoding UDP-N-acetylmuramoyl-tripeptide--D-alanyl-D-alanine ligase, with translation MLTLSQLCQITGGQLRMAVMPPRHGETSQVGPIVTDSRRVQADMVFWGLPGAKFDGACFAEDALMRGASGVVVSGRSVEPWAGRWALRVEDSLRSLWTLATWHRREFAGRMIAVTGSVGKTTTRLMIDAVLGSKYSGITSPKNYNNHVGLPLSLLRLERDHAYAAVELGANGPNEIDKLAQLCRPHIGVVTRIAEAHLGGFGSQQALAEAKTDLIAALPQDGLAVLNGDDAWLRRLAHRTAAKITWVGREGDCQVVAHDIRARGGVLQFCVEHQRFRVPVWGRHHLTGALAAIAIGLEFGMSHGEIAAALMDFDPPSMRCQVSDVGGTKVIDDSYNSSPTAMRAALRLLREVDAPGERVIVCGDMAELGEASSEFHRKLGEEIVTHCGPDRLIVCGRHSEVVVRAARKSGMPAAKTAACRLAEDTIPLVRPIIQRGNAVLVKGSRAMEMERVVEAIRRAA
- the mraY gene encoding phospho-N-acetylmuramoyl-pentapeptide-transferase; the encoded protein is MLVWLIDWLARAWPDANWAGSLQSFTKITFRTALASLLSFALAVLLGARAIAWLKQRFREPLADRSRELLEFSRHKQWTPTMGGLFLVADIAMATLLLGNWRNPYLPILLVNLVGLAAIGAVDDLQKLRRGKGGLRARSKLLAQGALAAATATWLYFVQRNVPHGLDLQFPFIGATVPINAWFIPSTMLVIVGSSNAANLADGLDGLAGGCLITTTAALGVIVYVAGHFELSSYLGIAFLPQAGETVVAAGALIGATLGFLWFNCQPAQVFMGDTGSLSLGGTLGLLAVIARQEILLLVIGAVFVAEAISVILQVGSFRLTGKRIFRCAPLHHHFQLLGWPESKIVTRFWIVSALCAMIGLGILKISHPPWPPDSLEAASQQLANLNAAKTVK